One Bacillus sp. 2205SS5-2 genomic window carries:
- a CDS encoding acyl-CoA thioesterase → MENIVSTDQSRTIQTRIVLPPDTNHLDSIFGGKVLAYIDEVAALAAMKHSRCLVVTASIDSVHFLSSAKVGDILTLEGYVVSTGRTSMEVYVKVESEDLLTGQKAITTTSFLTMVAMDSNSIPTEVPRVLPQTLEEEKRFEEAQLRKKIRKQNQKMTKGE, encoded by the coding sequence ATGGAAAACATCGTAAGCACCGACCAGTCTAGGACGATTCAAACAAGGATCGTATTGCCACCAGATACCAATCATTTAGACAGTATTTTTGGAGGAAAGGTATTAGCTTATATTGATGAAGTCGCTGCCCTAGCAGCAATGAAACATAGTCGATGTCTTGTGGTGACGGCGTCGATTGATTCCGTACATTTTTTGTCGTCAGCAAAGGTAGGCGATATATTAACCCTTGAGGGATATGTCGTGTCAACCGGAAGAACATCGATGGAGGTGTATGTAAAGGTAGAGAGTGAGGACCTGTTAACAGGTCAGAAAGCTATCACAACAACTTCCTTCTTAACGATGGTTGCAATGGATTCAAACAGCATACCGACAGAAGTTCCCAGAGTACTCCCTCAGACCTTAGAGGAGGAAAAACGGTTTGAAGAGGCCCAGCTTAGGAAGAAAATTCGCAAGCAAAATCAGAAAATGACGAAAGGGGAATGA
- a CDS encoding ribonucleoside-diphosphate reductase subunit alpha, protein MITNIYPDKEIYMDYLHSLEKRFPQLSITELSEKVLTNINDSDHTSFYDLVILGALERLTSIEPDWTFVAAKAYLDRLYEQALEHRQIGQPYESFFELISSLTAQGIYHESLLTSYSKEEIQELGQLLSPEKDLLFNYIGLVTLSERYLASSHNGATMELPQERFMIIAMDLMKLEPSSKRIALVAESYWAMSNLYMTVATPTLANAGKNHGQLSSCFIDTVDDSLRSIYDTNTDIATLSKNGGGIGVYLGKIRSRGSSIKGFKNISSGVIPWMKQLNNTAVAVDQLGQRQGAIAVYLDVWHKDIFSFLDTRLNNGDERQRTHDLFTGVCLPDVFMEMVEKRENWYLFDPHEVSETMGFSLEDYFDEKPGSGEFSDRYWSCVQNTAISKEMVPAIELFKRIMISQLETGTPYMFYRDTVNRLNANHHEGMIYCANLCTEITQNMSPTILAEEYIQDGNIVSVKKPGDFVVCNLSSLSLAVTIRDDVLERLIPIQVRMLDNVIDVNKIPLPQAQLTNQKYRGIGLGTFGWHHFLALNGVKWESEEAITECDEIYENIAYLTIKASMNLAKEKGAYPAYVGSDWHTGTYFEKRGYRGEKWGELKEEVQSFGIRNGYLLAIAPNSSTALIAGSTASIDPIFRKEYSEEKKDYKIPVTAPDLTPETSWYYVNAYRVDQHWSIKQNEKRQKHIDQSISFNFYISNDIKAKDLLNLHLDAWRSGLKTTYYTRSTSGQTVDECESCHS, encoded by the coding sequence ATGATTACCAATATTTATCCTGATAAAGAAATATATATGGACTACCTACATTCGCTTGAAAAAAGGTTTCCTCAGCTATCAATCACCGAATTGAGTGAGAAGGTTTTAACGAACATTAACGATTCTGATCATACGTCCTTTTATGATCTTGTTATTCTCGGAGCGCTCGAACGCTTAACGTCAATCGAACCAGACTGGACATTTGTGGCAGCGAAGGCGTACCTAGATCGATTGTACGAACAAGCCTTGGAACACAGACAAATAGGTCAACCTTATGAATCATTTTTTGAATTGATTTCTTCATTAACGGCTCAAGGAATCTATCATGAATCCCTACTTACTTCCTATTCCAAAGAAGAAATCCAGGAGTTAGGACAGCTTCTATCACCAGAAAAAGATCTTCTATTTAACTATATTGGCCTGGTGACATTAAGTGAACGATATTTAGCATCTTCCCACAATGGAGCGACAATGGAGCTTCCTCAGGAGCGATTTATGATTATTGCGATGGACTTGATGAAACTTGAGCCTTCATCCAAACGAATTGCTCTTGTAGCAGAATCATATTGGGCGATGTCGAATTTATATATGACAGTTGCAACACCAACCTTAGCAAATGCTGGAAAAAATCATGGACAATTATCGAGTTGTTTTATTGATACGGTCGATGATTCACTCCGCAGCATATATGACACGAATACAGATATTGCCACATTAAGTAAAAATGGAGGCGGAATCGGGGTCTATTTAGGGAAAATCCGTAGCCGTGGAAGCAGTATTAAGGGCTTTAAAAACATCAGTTCAGGGGTGATTCCGTGGATGAAGCAACTCAATAATACTGCGGTTGCAGTAGACCAACTTGGACAGAGACAGGGGGCAATTGCGGTTTATTTAGATGTTTGGCATAAAGATATTTTCTCATTTTTAGATACCCGTCTAAATAACGGTGACGAACGCCAACGAACGCATGATTTGTTTACGGGAGTCTGTCTTCCAGATGTGTTCATGGAAATGGTGGAGAAACGTGAAAATTGGTATTTATTCGATCCTCATGAAGTGAGTGAAACGATGGGATTTTCGTTAGAGGATTATTTTGATGAAAAGCCAGGATCTGGGGAGTTTTCAGACCGCTATTGGAGTTGTGTTCAGAATACGGCAATATCAAAGGAAATGGTTCCTGCGATTGAGTTGTTCAAACGAATTATGATTTCACAACTCGAAACCGGTACTCCCTATATGTTCTACCGAGATACAGTAAATCGTCTCAACGCTAATCACCACGAAGGGATGATTTATTGTGCCAACCTATGCACTGAAATTACGCAAAATATGAGTCCGACCATTCTTGCTGAGGAATACATTCAAGACGGAAATATTGTTAGTGTGAAAAAGCCAGGTGATTTTGTGGTGTGCAATTTATCCTCACTATCGTTGGCAGTAACCATCCGTGATGATGTTTTAGAACGCTTGATTCCCATTCAAGTTCGCATGCTCGATAATGTGATAGACGTTAATAAAATTCCGCTTCCACAAGCGCAGTTAACGAACCAAAAATACCGTGGAATCGGACTGGGCACATTTGGCTGGCATCATTTCCTTGCCTTAAACGGGGTGAAGTGGGAGAGTGAGGAAGCGATTACTGAATGTGATGAAATCTATGAAAATATCGCTTATTTAACGATTAAAGCAAGTATGAATCTTGCGAAAGAAAAAGGAGCTTATCCCGCTTATGTCGGAAGCGATTGGCATACGGGCACTTATTTTGAAAAACGGGGATATAGAGGAGAAAAATGGGGTGAGTTAAAGGAAGAGGTGCAATCATTCGGAATTCGGAATGGTTATTTGCTTGCGATTGCCCCTAATTCATCGACCGCATTAATAGCTGGATCCACAGCAAGCATCGATCCCATCTTTCGGAAGGAATATTCTGAGGAAAAGAAAGATTATAAGATTCCCGTTACAGCTCCTGACTTAACACCTGAAACCTCATGGTATTACGTTAACGCTTATCGAGTTGATCAGCATTGGAGCATTAAACAAAATGAGAAGAGACAGAAACATATCGATCAATCAATATCGTTTAATTTCTATATTTCTAATGATATTAAAGCGAAAGATCTACTAAACTTACATCTTGATGCATGGCGTTCAGGATTGAAAACAACCTATTATACAAGGTCAACTTCAGGTCAAACTGTTGATGAATGTGAAAGCTGTCATAGCTAA
- a CDS encoding ribonucleotide-diphosphate reductase subunit beta: MEEIKRRVLMDTDAPNRSTSILNGSSSNVLNWDDVRYNWAYPKYKRMLANFWTPFEINMSKDIKQFPSLSEKEQTSFLKIIGLLALLDSIQTDFAGKVADYLTDSSLNALMIILAQQEVIHNHSYSYVLSSIVDKTKQEEVFQYWRNEPTLQKRNAFITSGYEAFIDHPSVDTFLRAIIMDVILEGLFFYSGFAFFYNLARNQKMVATSTMINYINRDEQIHVGLFEKIFKEVLAEYPESDTEHFQQYGTETFREAALLEIEWGKEVIGDEFQGILSSEVEEYIKFMANKRAQQLGFQPPFEGHRTNPLRWIIAYQEVDLGKTDFFEQKSRQYTKTSAANGFDEL, from the coding sequence ATGGAAGAGATAAAAAGAAGAGTACTAATGGATACTGATGCGCCCAATCGTAGTACTAGCATTTTAAACGGAAGCAGTTCGAATGTATTAAATTGGGATGATGTTCGTTATAACTGGGCGTATCCGAAATATAAACGAATGTTAGCGAATTTCTGGACGCCATTTGAAATCAATATGAGCAAAGACATAAAACAATTTCCTAGTTTGAGTGAAAAAGAGCAAACATCCTTTTTGAAAATCATTGGTTTATTGGCCTTACTGGATAGTATTCAAACCGATTTTGCCGGAAAAGTCGCTGACTATTTGACAGACTCAAGTTTGAATGCTTTGATGATCATTCTTGCACAGCAAGAAGTAATTCATAATCATTCTTATAGTTATGTACTATCAAGTATCGTGGATAAAACGAAACAAGAAGAGGTGTTTCAATATTGGCGAAACGAACCTACCCTTCAAAAAAGAAATGCTTTTATTACCAGCGGATATGAGGCGTTTATTGATCATCCTTCAGTCGATACCTTTCTTCGAGCAATCATTATGGATGTAATATTAGAAGGTTTGTTTTTTTATAGTGGATTCGCCTTTTTTTATAATTTGGCCCGAAATCAAAAAATGGTCGCTACGAGCACGATGATTAATTACATCAATCGTGATGAACAAATTCATGTCGGTTTGTTCGAAAAAATCTTCAAAGAAGTGCTCGCTGAATACCCAGAATCTGATACTGAACATTTCCAGCAATACGGTACAGAAACCTTTCGCGAAGCCGCCTTATTAGAAATAGAATGGGGCAAAGAAGTGATTGGGGATGAATTCCAAGGAATTCTTTCTTCAGAAGTTGAAGAATATATAAAATTCATGGCAAATAAACGAGCTCAACAGCTTGGTTTTCAACCACCTTTTGAAGGACATCGAACCAACCCGCTTCGTTGGATCATTGCCTATCAAGAAGTAGATTTAGGCAAAACTGACTTTTTCGAGCAAAAATCTAGACAATACACCAAAACATCGGCTGCTAATGGGTTTGATGAATTGTAA
- a CDS encoding MepB family protein, with protein MKSESLFRNIMNEVGSIETFVLKREVQNSEYEGLLLIINKHVYRSRLAKLTPKKKGYFVAFWEKNSKGINQAYSYESSPEKLIVSVIDNERRGQFIFPKKVLLKYGILKSPKQKGKMAIRVYPNWETELNTNATRTQSWQAEYFIDLSDDFEVEKLKKLYFL; from the coding sequence ATGAAATCTGAAAGTTTGTTCAGAAATATTATGAACGAGGTTGGAAGTATAGAGACCTTTGTTCTAAAAAGAGAAGTTCAAAATAGTGAATATGAGGGCTTACTTTTAATAATAAATAAACACGTTTACAGAAGTAGACTTGCTAAATTAACTCCTAAAAAGAAGGGATATTTTGTTGCATTTTGGGAGAAAAATTCTAAGGGAATCAATCAAGCTTATAGCTATGAGAGTTCACCAGAGAAATTAATCGTATCTGTCATAGACAACGAGAGGCGAGGGCAATTTATTTTCCCTAAAAAAGTGCTTCTCAAATATGGAATATTGAAAAGTCCCAAGCAAAAAGGGAAAATGGCAATTAGAGTTTATCCAAATTGGGAAACAGAATTGAATACAAATGCTACTAGGACTCAATCATGGCAAGCAGAATATTTTATTGATTTATCAGATGACTTTGAAGTTGAAAAATTAAAGAAATTGTATTTTTTATAA
- a CDS encoding glycerophosphodiester phosphodiesterase, whose product MRNFLLAIVLFLCGFAVYMLLVFFYWSDWNQTKVIAHRGASGYAPENTLAAFDLAVEMKADYIEFDLQMSKDGELVVIHDDSIDRTTDGSGRIGDLTYEEILQFDAGSWFHLQFSGQKVPSLTQVLERYAGEIGLLIELKEPDRYEDIELKLADALEVYLDIEAERHPIVVQSFDLPSLLLFHEYSPRVPVGIVITDSTFEGEEQLTEYAEYVDFVSPKKSVLNDRFIKKTKMLDLELYPWTVKNQEVFQWVYQIKVNGIITDFPNYEQKSPLQQNTIIVGLLILLVLPLGMTITLSILLSKGNTLITKLMKFCLKP is encoded by the coding sequence ATGCGGAATTTTCTTCTTGCAATTGTTTTATTTTTATGTGGTTTTGCTGTGTACATGCTTTTGGTTTTTTTTTATTGGAGTGATTGGAATCAGACGAAAGTGATTGCACACCGGGGTGCTTCTGGGTATGCGCCTGAAAACACTCTAGCTGCGTTCGATTTAGCTGTAGAAATGAAGGCAGACTACATTGAATTTGATTTGCAAATGAGCAAAGATGGTGAACTTGTAGTGATTCATGATGATTCAATCGATCGAACAACGGATGGTTCAGGAAGGATTGGGGATCTAACATATGAAGAAATCCTTCAATTTGATGCAGGAAGCTGGTTTCATTTACAATTTTCTGGTCAAAAGGTTCCTAGCTTAACTCAGGTTCTTGAGCGATACGCAGGTGAAATCGGGCTATTAATCGAATTGAAAGAACCGGACCGCTATGAAGATATTGAATTAAAGTTAGCAGATGCGTTAGAAGTATACCTAGATATCGAGGCAGAGCGCCATCCAATTGTCGTTCAATCCTTCGACCTGCCTTCACTTTTATTGTTTCATGAATACTCACCACGAGTTCCAGTTGGAATTGTCATAACTGACTCTACCTTTGAAGGTGAGGAACAATTAACAGAATATGCGGAGTATGTGGATTTTGTGAGCCCCAAAAAATCAGTATTAAATGATCGTTTCATAAAAAAAACGAAGATGCTCGATCTAGAGTTGTATCCTTGGACAGTGAAGAATCAAGAAGTCTTTCAGTGGGTGTATCAAATAAAAGTAAACGGTATCATTACAGATTTTCCGAATTACGAGCAAAAATCTCCGTTACAGCAAAATACTATTATTGTAGGACTCCTAATTCTCCTAGTTCTCCCTTTAGGAATGACAATTACACTTAGCATACTGCTCTCCAAAGGAAATACCTTAATTACTAAACTAATGAAATTCTGTTTGAAGCCTTAA